Proteins encoded within one genomic window of Pseudomonadota bacterium:
- a CDS encoding uroporphyrinogen-III synthase translates to MRPSISGEPWQTLCVVRERVTFSTRSASRVGQIRLWAARGPGVAADSGRLDGAGVIITRAAAQAVELATAIEAAGGCPIVIPVLTIAPPADEAPLRAAVQNLERYDWVVLTSVNAAEAFVARLAPGQRPRAVACVGESTARACRERGMAVDLVPVDFHAEALLDALTERLADALSTQRFLMPRAEEGRETLPEGLRDRGAEVDVVAAYRTLPDPGACEPLRRVLEAGQARVLTFASPSAVTFFLRLLQEGAAVRHQALRLPVVCIGSVTASRACAEGFMTVTVAASSQVSALVEAVVVAICRPDRSTTAGGVTD, encoded by the coding sequence ATGAGGCCGAGCATCTCGGGCGAACCGTGGCAGACGCTCTGCGTCGTCAGGGAGCGGGTGACATTCTCGACGAGATCCGCGTCACGGGTGGGGCAGATCCGCTTGTGGGCGGCGAGGGGGCCCGGGGTGGCGGCTGACTCCGGACGCCTTGATGGCGCGGGCGTGATCATCACCCGCGCCGCCGCTCAGGCGGTGGAGCTGGCTACGGCCATCGAGGCCGCGGGCGGATGCCCCATCGTGATCCCGGTGCTGACCATTGCGCCACCCGCCGACGAAGCGCCGTTGCGCGCGGCAGTGCAGAACCTCGAGCGCTATGACTGGGTCGTTCTCACCAGCGTGAATGCTGCGGAGGCATTCGTGGCGCGTCTTGCCCCAGGGCAGCGCCCCCGCGCCGTGGCGTGTGTGGGGGAGAGCACGGCGCGGGCGTGTCGTGAGCGGGGAATGGCGGTCGATCTGGTTCCCGTTGACTTCCACGCGGAAGCCTTGCTCGATGCACTGACCGAGCGCCTCGCAGACGCGCTATCGACGCAGCGCTTCTTGATGCCGCGCGCGGAGGAGGGCCGTGAGACGCTGCCAGAGGGATTGCGTGATCGCGGCGCTGAGGTCGATGTGGTCGCCGCGTATCGCACCCTTCCCGATCCGGGCGCTTGCGAACCATTGCGTCGCGTTCTCGAGGCAGGCCAGGCTCGCGTGCTCACGTTTGCCTCTCCATCGGCGGTGACGTTCTTCCTGCGTCTCCTTCAGGAGGGGGCGGCCGTGCGTCATCAGGCGCTGCGGCTGCCTGTCGTCTGCATCGGTTCGGTGACCGCTTCGCGGGCCTGTGCGGAGGGGTTCATGACGGTGACCGTCGCCGCTTCTTCCCAGGTCTCGGCTCTGGTGGAGGCGGTTGTCGTGGCCATCTGCCGCCCGGACAGATCTACTACCGCAGGGGGAGTTACAGACTAG
- a CDS encoding electron transfer flavoprotein subunit alpha/FixB family protein produces MSNVILTVALAREGSVGKPTLETLGEARRLADATGGRVVAAAIGGGAASAVETLGRHGADEVLVFEPAGVGPYNLEAFSACVVKAVAEVAPAYVLAPATCHGKEVAAHAAAALHAGLASDVVELCVSDGALTAVRPTYSGKVRATVAACGGASVPAFATLRPNVFSLAGPVDGRTAASRAVDVEVPAGAGRVRLVETKRTQTGAVDLGEARVIVSGGRGMKGPENFHLLESLAGVLGGAVGATRMVVDLGWVGHDMQVGQTGKIVNPELYIAVGISGAIQHLVGMQTSRTIVAINSNAEAPIFKVADYGIVGDAFEVLPALTEELRQVLAPVGV; encoded by the coding sequence ATGTCGAATGTGATTCTCACGGTAGCCCTTGCGCGCGAAGGCAGTGTGGGCAAGCCCACGCTCGAGACCCTCGGAGAGGCCCGTCGTCTCGCCGACGCCACCGGGGGGCGCGTCGTTGCTGCAGCCATCGGAGGGGGCGCCGCGTCGGCGGTCGAGACCCTCGGGCGTCACGGCGCCGACGAGGTGCTCGTCTTTGAACCTGCCGGCGTTGGCCCCTACAACCTGGAAGCGTTCAGCGCCTGTGTGGTGAAGGCGGTGGCTGAGGTGGCTCCCGCCTACGTTCTCGCGCCTGCCACGTGCCACGGCAAGGAGGTGGCCGCGCACGCCGCCGCCGCGCTGCACGCAGGTCTCGCCAGCGATGTGGTCGAGCTCTGCGTGTCTGACGGAGCGCTGACTGCGGTGCGCCCAACCTACTCCGGAAAGGTGCGCGCCACGGTGGCCGCGTGTGGCGGGGCGTCTGTTCCCGCGTTCGCCACCCTGCGTCCCAACGTGTTTTCGCTGGCGGGTCCGGTCGACGGTCGAACCGCAGCGTCGCGTGCGGTAGACGTGGAGGTGCCGGCGGGTGCGGGTCGCGTGCGACTCGTGGAGACGAAGCGCACCCAGACCGGTGCCGTTGACCTGGGCGAGGCTCGGGTCATCGTCTCCGGAGGGCGCGGCATGAAGGGGCCGGAGAACTTCCACCTGCTCGAATCGCTTGCGGGCGTGCTCGGCGGCGCGGTGGGTGCCACGCGCATGGTGGTTGACCTCGGCTGGGTCGGTCACGACATGCAGGTCGGCCAGACGGGCAAGATCGTCAACCCTGAGCTCTACATCGCCGTGGGCATCTCGGGTGCGATTCAGCACCTCGTGGGCATGCAGACGTCGCGCACCATCGTGGCCATCAACAGCAATGCGGAGGCGCCCATCTTCAAGGTGGCCGACTACGGCATCGTGGGTGACGCATTCGAGGTGCTGCCGGCTCTCACCGAGGAGCTTCGCCAGGTGCTGGCACCGGTGGGCGTGTAG
- the hemB gene encoding porphobilinogen synthase has protein sequence MTSPLFPTVRMRRLRLTEATRRLVRETRLHRHDLVLPLFVCEGEGVRREISSMPGVFQTSVDELVADAERARASGVLGVILFGIPASKDPVGSGAYDDAGIVHRAIRALKARLPELIVMADVCLCEYTSHGHCGVVEGERISNDPTLDLLARSSVSFARAGADVIAPSDMMDGRVKAIRGALDAEGFDQVPIMAYSAKFASAFYGPFREAAESAPQFGDRRSYQMDPANRREALREVLLDVAEGADMVMVKPALAYMDLIRDVRDAVDLPVAAYNVSGEYSMVKAAARNGWIDERRVVLETLTGMKRAGADIILTYHAVDAARWLAEDEAVL, from the coding sequence ATGACCTCCCCCCTCTTCCCGACTGTACGCATGCGGCGGCTCCGGTTGACCGAGGCCACGCGTCGACTAGTTCGCGAGACGCGCCTGCACCGACACGACCTGGTGCTCCCCTTGTTCGTCTGTGAAGGAGAGGGGGTACGGCGCGAGATCAGCTCGATGCCTGGGGTCTTCCAGACCAGTGTCGACGAGCTGGTGGCCGACGCCGAGCGGGCACGGGCAAGCGGCGTACTCGGGGTGATCCTGTTCGGCATACCGGCCTCCAAAGACCCCGTGGGAAGCGGTGCCTACGACGACGCTGGCATCGTGCACCGCGCCATCCGCGCCCTCAAGGCGCGCCTCCCGGAGCTCATCGTGATGGCAGACGTGTGCCTGTGCGAGTACACCAGCCATGGGCACTGCGGCGTGGTTGAGGGAGAGCGCATCAGCAACGACCCCACCCTCGATCTGCTGGCGCGAAGCTCCGTCTCCTTTGCGCGGGCGGGGGCCGACGTGATCGCGCCTTCCGACATGATGGACGGTCGTGTCAAGGCGATTCGCGGCGCTCTCGATGCCGAGGGCTTCGATCAGGTTCCCATCATGGCGTACTCGGCCAAGTTCGCTTCTGCGTTCTACGGGCCGTTTCGGGAAGCGGCCGAATCGGCTCCCCAGTTTGGAGATCGCCGCTCGTACCAGATGGACCCCGCCAATCGCCGGGAGGCCCTTCGTGAGGTGCTCCTCGACGTTGCAGAGGGGGCAGACATGGTCATGGTCAAGCCCGCGCTGGCCTACATGGACCTCATTCGTGACGTGCGTGACGCGGTTGACCTGCCGGTGGCCGCGTACAACGTGAGTGGCGAGTACTCGATGGTGAAGGCTGCGGCTCGCAACGGCTGGATCGACGAGCGCCGCGTGGTGCTCGAGACCCTCACGGGCATGAAGCGGGCGGGCGCAGACATCATCCTCACCTATCACGCTGTTGACGCGGCGCGCTGGCTGGCCGAAGACGAGGCTGTTCTCTGA
- a CDS encoding acyl-CoA dehydrogenase, with protein MAPTTGPSFDLSEEHKMLADMVRDFATNQLAPRAAHYDRTCEFPWDNVKAMAELGLLGVNVPDAYGGAGMDNIAYTIAIEEISRACASTGVVAAVQNGLVNSPLVRFGTEEQKKKFLPRLVSGEVVGAYSLTEPGSGSDAVAMSTRARKEGDKYILNGTKCWVTNATGASLFIVYATLDPALKSKGVCAFIIEKSFPGFTVGKHEEVMGVRASGTCELMLDNCEVPAENLLGGEGDGFKIALATLDGGRLGIAAQAVGIAQAAYDYALKYTQERQQFGKPISSFQLIQNKLVEMAVNIEASRLLLHKAAWLRDQGRPFSKEASMAKLFASETAMKAGIEAVQCLGGYGYSKEYPVERYFRDAKITQIYEGTSEVQKIVIARHLLGQG; from the coding sequence ATGGCCCCCACGACCGGTCCGAGCTTCGACCTCTCAGAAGAGCACAAGATGCTGGCCGACATGGTTCGCGATTTCGCGACCAACCAGCTTGCGCCACGCGCAGCCCACTATGATCGCACCTGTGAGTTCCCGTGGGACAACGTCAAGGCCATGGCTGAGCTGGGCCTTCTCGGAGTGAACGTTCCCGACGCCTATGGCGGCGCAGGCATGGACAATATCGCCTACACCATCGCCATCGAGGAGATCTCGCGCGCCTGCGCCTCCACGGGCGTGGTGGCCGCGGTGCAGAACGGGCTGGTGAACTCGCCTCTCGTGCGCTTTGGCACCGAGGAGCAGAAGAAGAAGTTCCTGCCTCGTCTCGTCAGCGGTGAGGTGGTGGGGGCGTACTCGCTCACCGAGCCCGGCAGCGGCTCTGACGCCGTGGCCATGTCCACGCGCGCGCGCAAGGAAGGCGACAAGTACATCCTCAATGGCACCAAGTGCTGGGTGACCAACGCCACCGGCGCCTCGCTCTTCATCGTCTACGCCACCCTCGATCCGGCGCTGAAGTCGAAAGGCGTGTGCGCGTTCATCATCGAGAAGAGCTTCCCCGGCTTCACCGTGGGCAAGCACGAAGAGGTCATGGGCGTGCGCGCCAGCGGCACGTGCGAGCTGATGCTCGACAACTGTGAGGTCCCCGCCGAGAACCTCCTCGGTGGAGAGGGTGACGGCTTCAAGATCGCCCTGGCGACCCTCGACGGTGGCCGCCTCGGCATCGCTGCCCAGGCCGTGGGCATCGCCCAGGCCGCCTACGACTACGCCCTCAAGTACACCCAGGAGCGCCAGCAGTTCGGCAAGCCCATCTCGTCGTTCCAGCTGATCCAGAACAAGCTGGTCGAGATGGCGGTGAACATCGAGGCTTCGCGCCTTCTGCTGCACAAGGCGGCGTGGCTGCGCGATCAGGGCAGGCCGTTCTCGAAGGAGGCCTCGATGGCCAAGCTGTTCGCGTCCGAGACGGCCATGAAGGCTGGCATCGAGGCCGTGCAGTGCCTCGGCGGTTATGGCTACTCGAAGGAGTATCCGGTCGAGCGCTACTTCCGCGACGCCAAGATCACCCAGATCTACGAGGGCACCAGCGAGGTGCAGAAGATCGTCATCGCCCGTCACCTGCTCGGGCAGGGCTAG
- a CDS encoding TldD/PmbA family protein: MSGTLPLDPTPAGDLLSAALRSTRDAEVFWAREEAVTAACVNDREQAQRHEAEAINLRVISAGRFGHATHLGSASRLDGPGLMRKASAAAAQGRPAPATFWKEREGGIDVATFDEDVAALTEADLRHLARQATARLRDLLGDDVPVQVAVRRLVRRTLLMTRMSERHTQKTILQLQAHAGPDPQTGASFTETWATCRMPDDPLAALGNIAWRARAGRTVTTAPEGRCRLVAGPRAVAVLLRWLSDALTGTAILEKRSPFDASQLGRIRAVDERLTVIDNPLRPWAAPSGAYDAEGLPRVRRTLIDAGVVTNLLLDLSSASQLELEPTASATRTLDTPPLPAPSFLELAPGSDGFEALLESAEGGVYVDTLLERNAPEADGSFTLEAASAFRIRGGRPHGLVEGLQLSANLFELFDRQVLNVGGDRLASPSACCGSIAFGDVSTR, translated from the coding sequence ATGAGCGGCACCCTTCCTCTCGACCCGACGCCCGCCGGCGACCTCCTCTCTGCCGCCTTGCGATCCACCCGCGACGCAGAGGTGTTCTGGGCCCGCGAGGAGGCCGTCACGGCGGCGTGCGTCAACGATCGAGAGCAGGCGCAGCGGCACGAGGCCGAAGCCATCAACCTGAGGGTCATCAGCGCGGGACGCTTCGGTCACGCCACGCATCTGGGATCCGCCTCCAGGCTCGACGGTCCGGGACTCATGCGCAAGGCCAGCGCGGCCGCTGCGCAGGGCCGGCCCGCCCCCGCCACGTTCTGGAAGGAGCGGGAGGGCGGCATCGACGTGGCCACGTTCGACGAAGACGTGGCCGCCCTCACCGAGGCCGATCTGCGGCACCTGGCCCGCCAGGCCACCGCGCGCCTGCGCGACCTGCTCGGCGACGACGTCCCCGTGCAGGTCGCCGTGCGCCGCCTGGTGCGCCGCACGTTGCTCATGACGCGCATGTCGGAGCGGCACACGCAGAAGACCATCTTGCAGCTGCAGGCCCACGCAGGTCCAGACCCACAGACCGGCGCCTCGTTCACCGAGACCTGGGCCACCTGCCGCATGCCCGACGACCCCCTGGCGGCCCTGGGCAACATCGCCTGGCGCGCCAGAGCGGGACGCACCGTGACCACCGCCCCGGAGGGACGCTGCCGTCTGGTCGCTGGGCCTCGAGCAGTGGCCGTACTGCTTCGATGGCTGAGCGACGCGCTCACCGGAACCGCGATTCTCGAGAAACGATCACCGTTTGACGCGTCTCAGCTGGGTCGGATCAGGGCCGTCGATGAGCGCCTCACCGTCATCGACAATCCCTTGCGCCCCTGGGCCGCCCCCAGCGGAGCCTACGACGCCGAAGGGCTGCCACGCGTGCGCCGCACCCTCATCGACGCAGGCGTGGTCACGAACCTGCTTCTCGATCTCTCGAGCGCATCGCAGCTCGAGCTCGAGCCCACAGCTTCGGCCACCCGCACCCTCGACACGCCACCCCTGCCCGCACCCTCTTTCCTCGAGCTGGCCCCCGGGAGCGACGGCTTCGAAGCGCTGCTCGAGTCGGCAGAGGGCGGGGTGTACGTCGATACCCTGCTCGAGAGGAACGCGCCAGAAGCCGACGGCAGCTTCACCCTGGAGGCCGCCTCCGCATTCCGCATCAGAGGGGGACGTCCCCACGGCCTCGTGGAGGGGCTCCAGCTGTCCGCCAACCTCTTTGAGCTGTTCGATCGCCAGGTGCTGAACGTGGGGGGCGACCGCCTGGCCAGCCCCTCCGCGTGCTGCGGCTCCATCGCGTTCGGAGACGTCTCGACAAGATGA
- the alr gene encoding alanine racemase has protein sequence MTDHLVWVEVDLDAIGHNFTSLQKMAEPAAVMAVVKSFAYGHGLVPVAKRVAERGARAFCVASMDEAVALREAGIMGEILVICPVRIDEAALAIRHDIIVAVFDLESATAMGRVARDAGGRLKVHAKIDTGLGRLSVLADEGLAFVQALASVDGIAVDGIYSHLADAEGLDQSMTLRQHARFEQVFNEVVQAGVTVRCRHIAGSAAALLIPRLRYDYVRVGVALYGLWPSEETHLLMLAGAHSLTELLADADAQSRGVRALSSLLRPALQLKARVVQIKEVPTGWTVGYGCTYRTRRPTRVAVLPLGYADGYDRGFSNCGEVLIRGRRAPVIGRVCMNLTMVDVTDIPEANVSDEAVLIGRQGGDELTAEAVAATIGTIHYELVTRIRWDLPRVYTEGAGD, from the coding sequence ATGACCGACCATCTCGTATGGGTTGAAGTCGATCTCGACGCCATCGGCCACAACTTCACCAGTCTCCAGAAGATGGCCGAGCCTGCTGCCGTGATGGCGGTGGTGAAGAGCTTTGCCTATGGTCACGGGCTGGTTCCAGTGGCGAAGCGGGTGGCGGAGCGGGGGGCGCGCGCCTTCTGTGTTGCGTCGATGGATGAGGCCGTGGCGCTTCGCGAGGCGGGCATCATGGGCGAGATTCTCGTCATCTGCCCTGTTCGCATCGATGAGGCGGCACTGGCGATTCGCCACGACATCATCGTGGCTGTGTTCGACCTCGAGAGCGCGACAGCGATGGGCAGGGTGGCACGCGATGCGGGGGGGCGGTTGAAGGTGCACGCCAAGATCGATACGGGGCTTGGCCGTCTCAGCGTGCTTGCGGATGAGGGGCTGGCATTCGTGCAGGCGCTGGCGTCCGTTGATGGGATTGCGGTCGACGGCATCTACAGCCATCTTGCCGACGCCGAGGGGCTCGACCAGTCGATGACCTTGCGTCAGCACGCCCGTTTCGAGCAGGTCTTCAACGAGGTTGTGCAGGCGGGGGTGACTGTTCGCTGCCGTCACATCGCCGGCAGCGCGGCGGCCCTCCTCATTCCTCGCCTTCGGTACGATTACGTGCGTGTGGGCGTCGCACTGTATGGCCTGTGGCCCTCCGAGGAGACCCACCTCCTCATGCTTGCCGGGGCCCACAGCCTCACCGAGCTGCTGGCCGACGCCGACGCGCAGAGCCGGGGGGTGCGCGCGCTGTCATCGCTGCTGCGCCCGGCCCTGCAGCTGAAGGCGAGGGTGGTGCAGATCAAGGAGGTGCCCACGGGATGGACTGTGGGGTACGGGTGCACGTATCGCACCCGCAGACCGACCCGCGTGGCGGTGCTTCCCCTCGGGTATGCCGATGGCTACGATCGCGGGTTCTCGAACTGCGGCGAGGTTCTCATCCGGGGGCGGCGAGCCCCGGTCATCGGCCGGGTCTGCATGAACCTGACCATGGTCGACGTCACCGACATTCCCGAGGCCAACGTCAGCGATGAAGCCGTGCTCATCGGTCGTCAGGGCGGTGACGAGCTCACCGCCGAGGCGGTGGCGGCCACCATCGGCACCATTCATTATGAGCTGGTCACGCGCATCCGCTGGGATCTCCCTCGGGTCTACACGGAGGGCGCCGGCGACTAG
- a CDS encoding electron transfer flavoprotein beta subunit/FixA family protein: protein MATRRSIRSSATSATPRSPRSTRAPARCRRSSSPVTCSGRASFVPPPCCAGAFAGPRSSSTKRSVRMNIVVCIKQAPDTEAPIKVKDGAPGIVRDGVKLEISPYDEFALETALRLKEQHGGTVTALSLGPDRVKESLRKALSVGADKAVLVSDAALAGADGHGVALALSKAIGRLGCDLVIVGKKAVGVDRGQVGPQLAQMLGLPFVSQAAVVESADARTLRVEREIEGGREVLELDLPGVVSVDKTAHELRHAGLKGIMAAKTKPIEVLALAALELSADDVKPRIAVRATQPPAPRQAGRIIAGDAATAAKELVRLLHDEAKVV, encoded by the coding sequence ATGGCTACTCGAAGGAGTATCCGGTCGAGCGCTACTTCCGCGACGCCAAGATCACCCAGATCTACGAGGGCACCAGCGAGGTGCAGAAGATCGTCATCGCCCGTCACCTGCTCGGGCAGGGCTAGCTTCGTCCCTCCGCCGTGCTGTGCCGGCGCTTTCGCCGGCCCGCGGTCATCGTCAACAAAGAGGAGTGTTCGCATGAACATCGTGGTCTGCATCAAGCAGGCGCCCGACACCGAGGCGCCCATCAAGGTGAAGGACGGCGCGCCCGGCATCGTGCGCGACGGGGTGAAGCTCGAGATCTCGCCCTATGACGAGTTTGCGCTCGAGACGGCGCTGCGCCTGAAGGAGCAGCATGGGGGAACAGTCACCGCACTGTCCCTCGGTCCGGATCGTGTCAAGGAATCCCTGCGCAAGGCGCTCTCGGTGGGCGCCGACAAGGCGGTTCTCGTGAGTGACGCTGCCCTGGCGGGCGCCGATGGTCACGGGGTGGCCCTGGCGCTGTCGAAAGCCATCGGACGGCTGGGCTGCGACCTGGTGATCGTCGGCAAGAAGGCGGTCGGGGTCGACCGCGGGCAGGTGGGGCCGCAGCTGGCGCAGATGCTCGGGCTTCCCTTCGTGTCGCAGGCAGCCGTGGTGGAGAGCGCCGATGCCAGAACCTTGCGCGTCGAGCGCGAGATCGAGGGCGGGCGTGAGGTGCTCGAGCTCGATCTGCCGGGTGTGGTGTCTGTTGACAAGACGGCGCATGAGCTGCGTCACGCTGGTCTCAAGGGCATCATGGCGGCCAAGACCAAGCCCATCGAGGTGCTCGCCCTGGCTGCGCTCGAGCTCTCTGCTGACGATGTGAAGCCTCGCATCGCTGTGCGCGCCACGCAGCCTCCCGCCCCTCGTCAGGCGGGTCGCATCATCGCCGGTGACGCCGCCACGGCGGCCAAGGAGCTCGTACGCCTGCTCCACGACGAAGCCAAGGTAGTCTAG
- a CDS encoding hydroxymethylbilane synthase, which translates to MTAADVIRLGTRGSQLALTQSRQVAAAFEALHPGVRVELEIIRTKGDRITDVPLSRIGDKGLFTKELEVALLEGRIDFAVHSMKDMPTTLPEGLIIGAVPLRKPPFDGLITRTPGGFETLPTGARVATGSLRRRAQLRHARPDLVLEEMRGNVPTRIGKLVEHGLDGIILALAGLSRLGVPEPGTDESVEFVVPDAWDEGLAGARVFVSAVPAQVCIPAVGQGALCLEAREGDKRVLALLGALDDRPSHAEVRCERAIMRALEGGCQVPIAAWATHDAGRLKVRAMVASLDGGRRLEATAEGMPDEAEHLGRTVADALRRQGAGDILDEIRVTGGADPLVGGEGARGGG; encoded by the coding sequence ATGACTGCTGCTGACGTCATTCGCCTCGGCACGCGCGGAAGCCAGCTGGCCCTGACCCAGTCCCGTCAGGTGGCCGCGGCATTCGAAGCCCTGCATCCAGGGGTTCGCGTCGAGCTCGAGATCATCCGCACAAAAGGCGATCGCATCACCGACGTGCCGCTCTCTCGCATCGGCGACAAGGGGCTCTTCACAAAAGAGCTCGAGGTCGCTCTGCTCGAAGGTCGCATCGACTTTGCGGTGCACAGCATGAAAGACATGCCCACCACCCTTCCCGAGGGGCTGATCATTGGTGCGGTGCCCTTGCGAAAGCCGCCGTTCGATGGGCTCATCACGCGCACGCCGGGCGGCTTCGAGACCTTGCCGACGGGAGCGCGGGTGGCCACGGGCAGCCTGAGGCGTCGCGCTCAGCTGCGACACGCGAGGCCGGACCTCGTGCTCGAGGAGATGCGGGGCAATGTGCCCACGCGAATCGGAAAGCTCGTGGAGCACGGGCTCGATGGCATCATTCTCGCGCTTGCCGGTCTCTCGCGGCTCGGCGTCCCCGAGCCGGGCACCGATGAATCTGTGGAGTTCGTGGTCCCAGATGCCTGGGATGAGGGGCTTGCCGGCGCCCGGGTCTTTGTTTCCGCCGTGCCGGCGCAGGTGTGCATTCCCGCCGTCGGGCAAGGCGCACTGTGTCTCGAGGCGCGTGAAGGTGACAAGCGGGTTCTGGCGCTGCTCGGCGCGCTCGATGATCGGCCGAGCCACGCCGAGGTGCGGTGTGAGCGGGCCATCATGCGGGCGTTGGAGGGCGGATGCCAGGTTCCCATCGCGGCATGGGCGACGCACGATGCAGGGCGCTTGAAGGTGCGCGCCATGGTGGCTTCGCTCGACGGGGGGCGTCGCCTCGAGGCGACGGCAGAGGGCATGCCCGATGAGGCCGAGCATCTCGGGCGAACCGTGGCAGACGCTCTGCGTCGTCAGGGAGCGGGTGACATTCTCGACGAGATCCGCGTCACGGGTGGGGCAGATCCGCTTGTGGGCGGCGAGGGGGCCCGGGGTGGCGGCTGA
- a CDS encoding glutamyl-tRNA reductase, protein MEIVLIGLSHKTAPVETRERLAVLDEQIPGLFEALLKTRSVIECAVVSTCNRTELYAVGETPGRAADAVIAHLSARDGQPAEVILPHLYQSFNRDAVRHLFSVSAGLDSMILGEGQILAQVRKAHQISVDHGGAGTAMGKLFERAVRVGKRVRTETRISQGATSVSFAAVELARRIHGDLKRKRVLVVGTGEMGVLTLKLLISAGAEKITVLSRHEENARRLLDETPGVVDGVSGSLAALEEALNEADVVISATASPVPVITASQMKSVQRRRKYRSLFIVDIAVPRDVEPAVNDIDGVFLYNVDDLSSVVNDSLAERGREVDRVRAIIDEEVESFLHYCASLETVPVIKQVRAAFEASRQREVEALLARERFTDAERDRFESFSRSLIARLLHEPTVRLKDLAGSRNVHEGMLLLLEIFGAPAAPRESSEQTQPADFLRPASDDHVDIQEETAP, encoded by the coding sequence TTGGAGATCGTGCTCATTGGCTTGAGTCACAAGACGGCTCCCGTGGAGACACGGGAGCGTCTTGCCGTTCTTGACGAGCAGATCCCGGGGCTGTTCGAGGCGTTGCTGAAGACCCGCTCGGTGATCGAGTGCGCCGTCGTGTCGACCTGCAACCGCACCGAGCTGTATGCCGTCGGCGAGACACCGGGTCGAGCTGCAGATGCGGTGATTGCGCATCTCTCGGCGCGAGACGGTCAGCCGGCAGAGGTCATCCTGCCGCATCTCTACCAGAGCTTCAACCGCGACGCGGTGCGGCATCTGTTCTCGGTGAGCGCGGGTCTCGATTCCATGATCCTCGGGGAGGGGCAGATCCTGGCACAGGTGCGCAAAGCCCACCAGATCTCGGTTGATCACGGGGGCGCCGGCACGGCCATGGGCAAGCTCTTCGAGCGTGCCGTTCGTGTGGGCAAGCGCGTGCGCACCGAGACGCGCATCAGTCAAGGGGCCACCTCGGTGAGCTTCGCGGCGGTCGAGCTCGCGCGTCGCATTCACGGTGACCTGAAGCGCAAGCGGGTTCTCGTTGTGGGAACGGGCGAGATGGGCGTGCTCACGCTGAAGCTCCTCATCAGCGCGGGTGCGGAGAAGATCACGGTGCTGTCGCGCCACGAGGAGAACGCGCGTCGGCTTCTCGATGAGACGCCTGGGGTCGTCGATGGCGTAAGCGGTTCCCTCGCCGCGCTCGAAGAAGCGCTCAACGAGGCTGACGTCGTCATCTCCGCCACGGCCTCGCCAGTGCCCGTCATCACGGCCTCCCAGATGAAGTCTGTGCAACGGCGGCGAAAGTATCGCTCGCTCTTCATCGTCGATATTGCGGTGCCGCGAGACGTGGAGCCGGCGGTGAATGACATCGATGGGGTGTTTCTCTACAATGTCGACGATCTCTCGAGTGTGGTCAATGACAGCCTCGCAGAGCGCGGTCGAGAGGTTGATCGCGTCAGGGCCATCATCGATGAAGAGGTTGAATCGTTCCTTCACTACTGCGCCAGCCTCGAGACCGTCCCGGTCATCAAGCAGGTGCGGGCGGCGTTCGAGGCAAGTCGACAGCGTGAGGTCGAGGCGCTCCTCGCGCGAGAGCGCTTCACCGATGCGGAGCGTGACCGCTTCGAGTCGTTCAGTCGCTCCTTGATCGCCCGCCTGCTGCACGAGCCCACGGTGCGCCTGAAGGACCTCGCGGGCAGTCGCAACGTGCATGAGGGCATGCTTCTCCTGCTCGAGATCTTTGGTGCGCCGGCCGCTCCGCGCGAGTCCAGCGAACAGACCCAGCCCGCCGATTTCCTCCGACCCGCGTCGGATGATCATGTCGACATACAGGAGGAGACAGCGCCATGA
- a CDS encoding HAD family hydrolase, which translates to MSGATYLFDMGYTLLGPHPSFEHRVVDTLASHGLLTTPDAIFKAESQSWREANERLTDRRFTLDADRSADFWRGFYDILTCRAGVLSTPDPAISEALCRVFTEHSTYALYDDVTPVLAQLRARGNRIGVISNWEGWLHDLLGAQGLTEQFECVIVSGTVGLEKPDPAIFELAFTQMGVSPHECTYVGDSLEYDVAPSLALGVTPVLIDRRDRHSAQALPCRRITSLFELLDPRDPA; encoded by the coding sequence ATGAGCGGCGCAACCTACCTGTTCGACATGGGCTACACGCTCCTCGGACCGCACCCCTCGTTCGAGCACCGCGTGGTCGACACGCTGGCGTCTCACGGACTGCTCACCACTCCGGACGCGATCTTCAAGGCGGAATCGCAGTCGTGGCGTGAAGCCAATGAACGTCTCACCGACCGCCGCTTCACCCTCGATGCCGACCGATCGGCCGACTTCTGGCGCGGCTTCTACGACATCCTGACCTGCCGCGCGGGGGTTCTGAGCACGCCGGACCCAGCCATCTCAGAGGCCCTGTGCCGCGTCTTCACAGAGCACAGCACCTACGCGCTGTACGATGACGTGACCCCCGTGCTCGCGCAGCTCCGCGCGCGGGGCAACCGGATCGGCGTCATCTCGAACTGGGAGGGATGGCTTCACGACCTGCTGGGAGCCCAGGGGCTGACAGAGCAGTTCGAGTGCGTCATCGTCTCTGGGACCGTGGGGCTCGAGAAGCCAGACCCCGCCATCTTCGAGCTCGCCTTCACGCAGATGGGCGTCAGCCCCCACGAGTGCACCTATGTGGGCGACAGCCTGGAGTACGATGTCGCCCCCTCGCTGGCCCTGGGCGTCACGCCCGTGCTGATCGATCGGCGAGACCGCCACAGCGCACAGGCGCTGCCCTGCCGCCGCATCACCTCGCTCTTCGAGCTGCTCGACCCCCGCGACCCCGCCTGA